A window of Candidatus Parvarchaeota archaeon contains these coding sequences:
- the ftsY gene encoding signal recognition particle-docking protein FtsY, whose protein sequence is MSKKALKEQAGEHKVQPKLGIVSSITSLFASQITITESDVSDLLDSLELSLLEGDVSYEVSQDIVSSLRSRLIGTKLPKSNLSGSIQSIIREVLVKTMTPQCSFDLMESAKGAKKPYKILFVGPNGAGKTTTMAKLAKAFQAAGLSCVFAAADTFRAAAIEQLEVHAGRLGIHAVKSQYGADPASVAFDAIKYAQGHGIDAVLIDSSGRQDTNANLLAELKKIVRIASPDAKIYIGESLAGNSVVAQVGAFNQAIGLDAVILTKLDCDPKGGCAISITKATGVPVIFVGTGQSYSDLKKFNPDEIASELVAA, encoded by the coding sequence ATGTCAAAAAAAGCCCTCAAGGAACAGGCAGGGGAGCATAAAGTGCAGCCAAAGCTTGGAATTGTCTCCTCAATAACTTCCTTGTTTGCAAGCCAAATCACAATAACGGAAAGCGATGTTTCAGACCTGCTTGATTCCCTTGAGCTTTCGCTGCTTGAAGGTGATGTGTCATACGAAGTTTCGCAGGATATTGTCTCAAGCCTGCGCAGCCGCCTTATAGGCACAAAGCTTCCAAAATCCAATCTGTCCGGCTCAATACAGTCAATCATAAGGGAAGTTCTTGTAAAAACAATGACCCCTCAGTGCAGCTTCGACCTTATGGAGTCTGCAAAGGGTGCCAAAAAACCATATAAAATCCTTTTTGTCGGGCCAAATGGGGCTGGCAAAACAACTACCATGGCAAAACTTGCAAAGGCTTTCCAGGCAGCTGGCCTTTCCTGCGTCTTTGCCGCCGCAGACACATTTAGGGCGGCTGCAATAGAACAGCTTGAGGTTCATGCAGGCAGGCTCGGCATACACGCAGTCAAAAGCCAATACGGCGCCGACCCGGCGTCAGTAGCATTTGATGCAATAAAATACGCCCAGGGCCATGGCATTGATGCGGTCCTGATTGACAGCTCAGGCAGGCAGGACACAAACGCAAACCTTCTTGCAGAGCTGAAAAAAATCGTCAGGATAGCAAGCCCTGACGCAAAAATCTACATCGGTGAGTCGCTTGCAGGCAATTCGGTTGTGGCCCAGGTCGGGGCATTCAATCAGGCAATTGGCCTTGATGCAGTAATCCTGACAAAACTTGATTGCGACCCAAAAGGCGGCTGCGCAATTTCCATAACAAAGGCAACCGGAGTCCCTGTGATTTTTGTGGGCACAGGCCAGTCATACTCGGACCTGAAAAAGTTCAATCCAGATGAAATAGCCTCCGAGCTTGTTGCAGCCTGA